GAATTCCTTAAAGACACTCAAAACGTTCAAGAAGCTGAATTGATTGAATTGTTCGAAGGTGTTCGTGACGCTGCCTACACAATCATCAACAAAAAAGGAGCTACCTACTACGGTATCGCTGTAGCACTTGCTCGTATCACAAAAGCAATCCTTGATGACGAAAATGCAGTACTTCCACTTTCAGTCTTCCAAGAAGGTCAATACGGTGTTAAAAACGTCTTTATCGGTCAACCAGCTGTTGTTGGTGCACACGGTATCGTTCGTCCAGTAAACATCCCATTGAACGATGCTGAAACTCAAAAAATGCAAGCATCTGCTAAAGAATTGCAAGCTATCATTGACGAAGCATGGAAAAACCCTGAATTCCAAGCAGCTTCTAAAAACTAATGAAAAGAAGGTTCTCATCCGTGGGAACCTTTTTCTTTTTGCCCCAAAAATACCCCAAAGCAACAAAAAAAGCCTATCGACCAAGCAATGAAGCTTGATACAATAGGCTTTTTGAAAATTCATTATTTAACAGCGTCTTTAAGAGCTTTACCAGCTTTGAATGCTGGAACTTTAGAAGCTGCGATTTTGATTTCTTTACCAGTTTGAGGGTTGCGACCTTTACGTGCAGCACGCTCACGAACTTCAAAGTTACCGAAACCGATCAATTGAACTTTTTCACCAGCAGCAAGGTATTCAGTTACTGCTGCAAATACAGCATCAACTGCTGCTGCTGAATCTTTCTTAGTCAATTCTGTAGCTTCTGCTACTTTAGCGATCAAATCTTGTTTGTTTGCCATGTTAACAAATCCTCCAAATAATTTCTAATTAACAAATATAATCATATCCTAAAATCGACTATAGGTCAAGTCAAAAACACTATTTTGACCATTTTTTCTCTATTTTTTTAGGAATTGTAGCGAATTAGAATCGCCCAAGCATTCTCTCCAGTATGAGTTTGAATAATAGAGCCAGTTTCCAATACAGAGATTGGCTTCTCAACATAAGGTTGCAATAATGCCTTCATCTCATTCGCCCATTCGTTCGTTCCAGCATAGGAAATTCCAATCTCTGCAACTGATTTTTGAGAAAGAGTCTCGGTTAATTCCTCAAGCCACTTTTTGAAAGTTTTCGCTCCACGTCCTTTGACTATTGGTTGGAGTTCGTGGTTTTTCATCTGCATTACTACACGAATATTCAAGAGTGAGCTTAGTAATCCTGTCACACGTCCAATACGACCACCCTTAACTAAGTTTTCTAGCGTCGAAACACCGATATAAAGTTCTGTATGATTTTTTACATCCTCTACATGAG
This window of the Streptococcus sp. D7B5 genome carries:
- a CDS encoding HU family DNA-binding protein, with amino-acid sequence MANKQDLIAKVAEATELTKKDSAAAVDAVFAAVTEYLAAGEKVQLIGFGNFEVRERAARKGRNPQTGKEIKIAASKVPAFKAGKALKDAVK